One Aegilops tauschii subsp. strangulata cultivar AL8/78 chromosome 7, Aet v6.0, whole genome shotgun sequence genomic window carries:
- the LOC141027471 gene encoding uncharacterized protein, translating to MENPVEEPMSRLTRDLIAEILSRVPYKSLCICPAWRHLIADPVYRKKIVQSLTGFFYRITDEAAAEPGSFPGVNYADLSAFPWASVPKTHPRLPLPPDSTGRVMSVDDSCDGLFLARISSGAWKFRYMVSNPATGEYTLLPPNGHAGYDSIAYLGFDSGANFIVEIYNWDVSHSHLDDKCMYWNMLRKFSNAVPKKKFIKVIGVHPHANLIFMAYSNSELLAYDLDHRESTIVYHLDHDYRTFMKIFPYVPLLSCLPLDGGIRLATPN from the exons ATGGAGAATCCGGTGGAGGAGCCGATGTCCAGGCTCACCCGCGACCTAATCGCGGAGATCCTCTCTCGCGTGCCCTACAAATCTCTTTGCATCTGCCCGGCCTGGCGCCACCTCATCGCCGACCCCGTGTACAGGAAGAAGATTGTGCAGTCCCTGACCGGCTTCTTCTACCGCATCACCGACGAAGCCGCGGCCGAGCCCGGCAGCTTCCCCGGCGTCAACTACGCCGACCTGTCCGCCTTCCCGTGGGCGAGCGTCCCCAAGACCCACCCACGGCTGCCACTGCCGCCCGACAGCACGGGCCGCGTCATGTCCGTCGATGATTCCTGCGATGGACTGTTTCTTGCCCGCATTTCTAGTGGGGCGTGGAAATTTCGCTACATGGTCTCCAATCCAGCCACCGGTGAGTACACTTTGCTGCCCCCCAATGGCCACGCCGGCTACGACAGCATTGCTTACCTGGGTTTCGACAGTGGCGCGAATTTCAT TGTTGAGATTTATAACTGGGATGTGTCCCACTCCCACCTGGACGACAAATGCATGTACTGGAATATGTTGCGCAAGTTTTCAAATGCAGTTCCAAAGAAGAAGTTTATCAAAGTCATTGGTGTGCACCCACATGCCAATCTGATCTTCATGGCTTATTCAAACAGTGAACTGTTGGCATACGATTTGGATCACCGTGAAAGTACAATTGTATATCACCTTGATCATGACTACCGGACATTTATGAAAATTTTCCCATATGTGCCATTGCTGTCCTGCCTACCATTGGATGGAGGAATACGGCTGGCAACTCCAAATTGA